Proteins from one Bacteroides zhangwenhongii genomic window:
- a CDS encoding purine-nucleoside phosphorylase, with protein MLEKIQETAAYLKGKMHTSPETAIILGTGLGSLANEITEKYEINYSDIPNFPVSTVEGHSGKLIFGKLGNKDIMAMQGRFHYYEGYSMKEVTFPVRVMRELGIKTLFVSNASGGTNADFEIGDLMIITDHINYFPEHPLRGKNIPYGPRFPDMSEAYSKELIRKADEIAKEKGIKVQHGVYIGTQGPTFETPAEYKLFHILGADAVGMSTVPEVIVANHCGIKVFGISVITDLGVEGKIVEVTHEEVQKAADAAQPKMTTIMRELINRA; from the coding sequence ATGTTAGAGAAAATACAAGAAACCGCAGCTTATCTGAAAGGTAAGATGCATACCAGTCCCGAAACCGCCATCATACTTGGCACCGGGCTTGGCAGTCTGGCCAATGAAATTACCGAGAAGTATGAAATCAATTATTCGGATATCCCGAACTTTCCGGTATCTACGGTCGAAGGGCACAGTGGCAAACTGATCTTCGGCAAACTTGGCAATAAAGATATTATGGCCATGCAAGGTCGTTTCCACTATTATGAAGGTTATTCTATGAAGGAAGTAACTTTCCCTGTACGTGTAATGCGTGAATTGGGTATCAAAACCTTGTTTGTATCTAATGCGAGTGGTGGTACCAATGCAGATTTCGAAATCGGTGACTTGATGATTATTACTGACCATATCAATTATTTCCCCGAACATCCGCTTCGCGGAAAGAATATTCCTTATGGTCCCCGTTTCCCGGATATGAGTGAAGCATACAGTAAAGAACTGATTCGTAAAGCGGACGAGATTGCTAAAGAAAAAGGAATCAAAGTTCAGCATGGAGTGTATATCGGTACACAAGGTCCTACTTTTGAGACTCCTGCCGAATATAAGCTATTCCACATTCTCGGTGCTGACGCTGTAGGCATGTCCACCGTTCCGGAGGTGATTGTAGCCAATCATTGCGGTATCAAAGTATTCGGTATTTCTGTCATTACCGATTTGGGAGTAGAAGGGAAAATCGTTGAAGTAACGCACGAAGAAGTTCAGAAAGCTGCCGACGCCGCTCAACCGAAAATGACTACAATCATGCGTGAACTTATTAACCGTGCCTAA
- the thiL gene encoding thiamine-phosphate kinase gives MRTEIASLGEFGLIDRLTGGIELKNESSKYGVGDDAAVLSYSSEKQVLITTDLLLEGVHFDLTYVPLKHLGYKAAIVNFSDIYAMNGTPRQITVSLGLSKRFSVEDMDELYSGIRLACQQYNVDIVGGDTTSSLTGLTISITCIGDADKDKVVYRNGAKETDLICVSGDLGAAYMGLQLLEREKNVLKGEKDIQPDFSGKEYLLERQLKPEARKDIIEKLASANIVPTSMMDISDGLSSELMHICKQSNVGCRVYEEHIPIDYQTAVMAEEFNMNLTTCAMNGGEDYELLFTVPIADHEKVSQMEGVRLIGHITKTELGCALITRDGQEFELKAQGWNPLKEEK, from the coding sequence ATGAGAACTGAAATAGCATCTCTCGGTGAGTTCGGCCTGATAGACCGTCTCACCGGAGGAATCGAACTGAAAAATGAATCCAGCAAATATGGAGTGGGCGACGACGCTGCCGTTCTCTCCTACTCTTCCGAAAAGCAGGTGTTGATAACCACAGACCTGCTTCTGGAAGGCGTACATTTTGACTTGACATACGTTCCTTTGAAACATTTAGGATATAAGGCTGCCATAGTCAATTTTTCCGATATCTATGCCATGAATGGCACTCCCCGACAGATAACAGTATCACTCGGTCTCTCTAAGCGTTTCAGCGTAGAAGATATGGATGAGCTTTATTCGGGTATCCGACTTGCGTGTCAGCAATACAATGTCGACATTGTCGGAGGGGATACGACTTCTTCCCTCACCGGACTTACCATCAGCATAACCTGTATTGGTGATGCAGACAAAGATAAAGTTGTATACCGCAACGGGGCTAAAGAAACAGATTTGATTTGTGTCAGTGGAGATTTGGGAGCCGCCTACATGGGATTACAACTATTGGAACGGGAAAAAAATGTTTTGAAAGGCGAAAAGGACATACAACCTGATTTCTCCGGCAAAGAATATTTATTGGAGCGTCAGTTAAAACCGGAAGCCCGCAAAGACATCATTGAGAAACTTGCTTCTGCAAATATTGTCCCGACCTCCATGATGGACATCTCTGACGGTCTATCTTCGGAGCTTATGCATATATGCAAACAAAGTAATGTCGGCTGCCGTGTTTACGAAGAACACATCCCTATCGATTATCAAACAGCTGTTATGGCTGAAGAATTCAATATGAATTTGACTACATGTGCTATGAATGGAGGTGAAGATTATGAACTTCTCTTCACCGTACCTATCGCCGACCACGAGAAGGTTTCGCAAATGGAAGGTGTCCGTCTCATAGGTCATATCACCAAAACGGAACTAGGTTGTGCATTGATTACCCGCGATGGACAAGAATTTGAATTAAAAGCACAAGGATGGAATCCATTAAAGGAGGAGAAATAA
- the lpxK gene encoding tetraacyldisaccharide 4'-kinase — MDDHFIKIHKWLYPASWLYGMAVRVRNKLFDWNFFQSKNFDIPVISVGNLAVGGTGKTPHTEYLIKLLCNQYNVAVLSRGYKRHTKGYVLAIPESTAESIGDEPYQIHQKFPSVTVAVDEKRCHGIEELLALEKPSIDVILLDDAFQHRYVKPGMSILLTDYHRLFCDDTLLPAGRLREPVGGKNRAQIVIVTKCPQDIKPIDYNIIAKRLNLYPYQQLFFSSFRYGNLQPVFPAQITDAEMALVNKEIPLSALTDTNVLLMTGIASPVSILEKLKDSAKQIDLLEFNDHHDFSSRDMQRIKERFNELKGEHRLIITTEKDATRLINHPALDEALKPYIYALPIEIEILQNQQDKFNQHIIDYVRENTRNRSLSER; from the coding sequence TCCAATCAAAGAATTTCGATATACCTGTCATCAGTGTAGGTAATCTAGCCGTAGGAGGAACAGGAAAAACTCCCCACACCGAATATCTGATAAAGCTTCTTTGTAATCAATATAATGTAGCTGTATTGAGTCGGGGATATAAACGGCACACGAAAGGTTATGTGCTTGCCATTCCGGAAAGTACAGCAGAAAGTATCGGTGATGAGCCTTACCAGATACATCAGAAGTTTCCATCCGTCACAGTAGCGGTCGATGAAAAACGTTGTCATGGCATAGAGGAGTTGCTTGCATTGGAAAAGCCTTCAATAGATGTCATCCTGCTGGATGACGCTTTCCAGCACCGTTATGTCAAGCCGGGAATGAGCATCCTATTAACAGATTATCATCGCTTATTCTGTGATGACACATTACTTCCCGCAGGTAGGTTACGTGAGCCTGTCGGCGGCAAAAACCGGGCACAAATCGTCATTGTGACCAAATGTCCGCAGGATATCAAGCCCATTGATTACAATATTATCGCAAAACGTCTGAACCTTTATCCCTACCAGCAGTTATTCTTTTCTTCGTTCCGATATGGTAATCTGCAACCGGTATTTCCAGCCCAGATAACGGATGCAGAGATGGCTTTGGTGAACAAAGAGATTCCATTATCCGCATTAACGGATACGAATGTATTATTGATGACCGGTATCGCTTCACCCGTTTCTATCCTCGAAAAGCTGAAAGACAGTGCAAAGCAGATAGATTTATTGGAGTTCAATGATCATCACGATTTCAGTAGCCGGGATATGCAGCGTATCAAAGAACGGTTCAATGAACTGAAAGGAGAACATCGGTTGATTATCACTACCGAGAAGGATGCGACACGCCTGATCAATCATCCGGCTTTGGACGAGGCTTTAAAACCATATATCTATGCCTTGCCTATTGAAATAGAGATTTTACAGAATCAACAAGATAAATTTAACCAACATATTATCGATTATGTTAGAGAAAATACAAGAAACCGCAGCTTATCTGAAAGGTAA
- a CDS encoding RNA recognition motif domain-containing protein yields MNIYIAGLSYRTNDADLTNLFAEFGEVSSAKVIMDRETGKSRGFAFVEMTSDEEGQKAIDELNGVEYDQKVISVSVARPRAEKPSYGGSRGGYSNSRRY; encoded by the coding sequence ATGAACATTTACATTGCAGGTTTAAGTTATCGCACAAATGATGCGGACTTAACAAATTTATTTGCAGAGTTTGGAGAAGTTTCTTCAGCTAAAGTTATTATGGATAGAGAAACCGGTAAGTCCAGAGGATTCGCTTTCGTGGAAATGACAAGTGATGAAGAAGGGCAAAAAGCAATAGACGAATTAAACGGCGTTGAATACGACCAAAAGGTTATTTCGGTAAGCGTTGCACGTCCTCGCGCTGAAAAACCGTCATACGGTGGAAGCCGCGGAGGTTATAGTAACTCCAGAAGATATTAA
- a CDS encoding DEAD/DEAH box helicase, which translates to MTFRDLNIIEPILKAIEEKGYTVPTSIQEKAIPAALAKRDILGCAQTGTGKTASFAIPIIQHLQANKETDKRRGIKALILTPTRELALQISECIDDYSKYTHVRHGVIFGGVNQRPQIDMLHKGIDILVATPGRLLDLMNQGYIHLANIEYFVLDEADRMLDMGFIHDIKRILPKLPKEKQTLFFSATMPDSIIALTKSLLKNPVKIYITPKSSTVDSIKQIIYFVEKKEKSQLLISILQKAEDQSVLIFSRTKHNADKIVRILGKAGIGSQAIHGNKSQAARQSALGNFKSGKTKVMVATDIASRGIDINELPLVINYDLPDVPETYVHRIGRTGRAGNEGTALTFCSQEERKLVNDIQKLTGKKLNKADFAI; encoded by the coding sequence ATGACATTTAGAGATTTAAATATAATCGAACCGATTTTAAAAGCAATTGAAGAAAAAGGATATACTGTCCCAACATCTATTCAAGAAAAAGCAATTCCTGCCGCATTGGCGAAAAGAGATATATTAGGTTGTGCGCAAACAGGAACAGGAAAGACCGCTTCGTTTGCAATTCCTATTATCCAGCATTTGCAGGCAAATAAAGAGACAGATAAACGTCGGGGTATCAAAGCGCTGATATTAACGCCTACCCGTGAGCTTGCTTTGCAAATCAGTGAGTGCATTGATGATTATTCAAAATATACCCATGTGCGTCATGGAGTTATTTTTGGTGGTGTGAATCAACGTCCTCAGATTGATATGTTACACAAAGGAATTGATATTCTAGTGGCAACTCCGGGCCGCTTGCTTGATTTGATGAATCAAGGGTATATCCATCTGGCTAATATAGAATATTTTGTGCTTGATGAGGCAGATCGTATGCTCGATATGGGTTTTATACATGATATCAAGCGAATATTGCCGAAACTTCCGAAAGAAAAGCAAACGCTGTTTTTTTCAGCAACAATGCCGGATAGTATTATTGCTTTGACAAAGTCGTTATTGAAAAATCCGGTGAAGATTTATATAACGCCGAAGTCATCAACAGTAGATTCAATCAAGCAAATTATTTATTTTGTGGAGAAGAAGGAAAAAAGCCAGCTATTAATTTCGATTCTGCAAAAGGCGGAAGACCAGTCTGTGCTCATCTTTTCACGAACAAAGCATAATGCTGATAAAATTGTTAGAATATTAGGTAAGGCAGGGATTGGAAGTCAGGCTATTCACGGAAACAAAAGCCAAGCAGCGAGACAGTCTGCATTGGGGAACTTTAAATCGGGGAAGACGAAAGTAATGGTGGCTACCGATATTGCTTCCAGGGGTATTGATATTAATGAATTGCCGTTGGTTATTAATTATGATCTTCCTGATGTTCCCGAAACTTATGTACATCGTATCGGTCGTACGGGAAGAGCTGGAAATGAAGGTACAGCACTTACGTTTTGCTCGCAGGAAGAACGGAAATTGGTTAATGACATTCAAAAATTGACAGGAAAGAAACTGAATAAAGCTGATTTTGCTATTTGA
- a CDS encoding cold-shock protein: MAKSMTVGKRENEKKRLAKREEKLKKKESRKLSGTSSFDDMIAYVDENGMITSIPPTDDIKKEEINPDEIIIATPKKEETEPVILKGRVEFFNESRGFGFIKDLSGVDKYFFHVNNAAPGIAENDIVTFDLERGVKGMNAVNICLEKQ, translated from the coding sequence ATGGCAAAATCCATGACAGTTGGTAAACGTGAAAATGAAAAGAAAAGACTCGCTAAACGGGAAGAAAAACTCAAGAAGAAAGAAAGCAGAAAATTATCAGGTACCAGTAGTTTCGATGATATGATTGCTTATGTAGACGAGAATGGAATGATAACTTCAATTCCGCCCACTGATGATATTAAAAAGGAGGAAATTAATCCGGATGAAATAATCATAGCAACTCCAAAGAAAGAGGAAACAGAGCCGGTAATTTTGAAAGGTCGAGTTGAATTCTTTAATGAATCGAGAGGCTTTGGCTTTATAAAGGACCTTTCAGGAGTTGATAAGTACTTTTTTCACGTGAACAATGCTGCACCAGGTATTGCCGAAAATGATATTGTGACATTCGATTTGGAACGTGGAGTGAAAGGGATGAATGCGGTTAATATTTGCTTGGAAAAGCAGTAA
- the ung gene encoding uracil-DNA glycosylase, with the protein MNVKIEESWRQQLQEEFNKPYFEKLVAFVKSEYERAHILPLGHQIFHVFNSCPFEKVKVVILGQDPYPNPGQYYGICFSVPDGVAIPGSLANIFKEINQDLGKPIPTSGNLDRWVTQGVFPMNSVLTVRAHETGSHRNMGWEIFTDAVIRKLSDKRENLVFMLWGSYAKEKLSLIDTNKHLVLTTVHPSPRSAEYGFFGCKHFSKANAFLQSKGIKEIDW; encoded by the coding sequence ATGAATGTCAAAATAGAAGAAAGTTGGAGACAACAATTACAGGAAGAATTCAATAAACCATACTTTGAAAAGCTGGTTGCATTCGTCAAAAGTGAATATGAAAGGGCACATATCCTTCCTCTCGGACATCAAATATTCCATGTATTCAATTCCTGCCCTTTCGAGAAAGTCAAAGTCGTTATTCTAGGACAAGATCCATACCCCAATCCGGGACAATATTATGGAATCTGCTTTTCCGTTCCGGATGGAGTAGCCATTCCCGGATCATTAGCCAATATTTTTAAAGAGATAAATCAAGACTTGGGAAAGCCAATCCCTACCTCCGGCAATTTGGACCGTTGGGTAACACAAGGGGTATTTCCCATGAATTCCGTTCTTACCGTACGTGCACACGAAACAGGTTCACACCGAAATATGGGATGGGAAATATTCACAGACGCAGTTATCAGAAAGTTAAGTGATAAACGAGAAAATCTAGTTTTCATGCTTTGGGGAAGTTACGCAAAAGAGAAACTATCCTTGATAGATACCAACAAGCATCTAGTATTGACAACTGTTCATCCATCTCCCCGTTCAGCGGAATATGGTTTCTTTGGCTGCAAACATTTTAGCAAAGCGAACGCTTTCTTACAGAGCAAGGGAATAAAGGAGATAGATTGGTAA